The proteins below are encoded in one region of Ereboglobus luteus:
- a CDS encoding PfkB family carbohydrate kinase, with the protein MSFQQNTLIELSQKRAAYEKQPKHALVGLDGFVDTIVTPVALRTAQGDAFTPIATITDFGQRVLGAAGKSTNIEFYPRMEKLGGNGPIMGNALLASGTTLTYVGAIGKGGAHPVFADMAARAKEAISLCAAASTTAVEFEDGKLMLGQMRSFDEITYEKLVETLSVDGLIKQFAAADLVALVNWTMIPNMTDVYKGVLKNVLPALPPRAASLPRRIYFFDLCDPEKRAAHDLVDALNVIAEYEVHGGVTLGLNLKEAQQVHAALGLGLLEGEAEADLRAAASAIRKKLAIACVVVHPRKSAACATPEGDWWVPGPYCEKPLITTGAGDHFNAGFTTGQLLGLSPQACLALGVSTSGHYVRSAHSPSLADLETFLARWK; encoded by the coding sequence ATGTCCTTCCAGCAAAACACCCTCATCGAACTTTCCCAGAAACGCGCCGCTTACGAAAAGCAGCCCAAGCACGCCCTCGTGGGGCTCGACGGTTTTGTCGACACGATTGTCACGCCCGTCGCGCTTCGCACCGCGCAGGGCGACGCGTTCACTCCCATCGCCACGATCACCGATTTCGGCCAGCGCGTCCTGGGCGCCGCCGGCAAATCGACCAACATCGAGTTCTACCCGCGCATGGAAAAACTCGGCGGCAACGGCCCGATCATGGGCAACGCGCTCCTCGCCTCCGGCACGACGCTCACCTACGTCGGCGCGATCGGCAAGGGCGGTGCGCATCCTGTCTTCGCCGACATGGCAGCGCGAGCGAAGGAGGCGATTTCGCTTTGCGCGGCCGCCAGCACTACCGCGGTCGAATTCGAGGACGGCAAACTCATGCTCGGCCAGATGCGCTCGTTCGACGAAATCACTTACGAAAAACTCGTCGAGACGCTCAGTGTTGACGGACTCATAAAACAATTCGCCGCCGCCGATCTTGTCGCGCTCGTCAACTGGACGATGATCCCGAACATGACGGACGTTTACAAGGGCGTGCTCAAAAACGTCCTTCCCGCGCTTCCGCCGCGCGCCGCCTCGCTGCCGCGCCGCATTTATTTCTTCGACCTTTGCGATCCGGAAAAACGCGCCGCGCACGACCTTGTCGACGCGCTCAACGTCATCGCGGAATACGAAGTCCACGGCGGCGTCACGCTCGGCCTGAATCTCAAGGAGGCGCAGCAAGTGCACGCCGCGCTCGGCCTCGGCCTTTTGGAGGGCGAGGCGGAAGCCGACCTGCGCGCCGCCGCGAGCGCCATTCGCAAGAAACTCGCCATCGCGTGCGTGGTCGTGCATCCGCGCAAATCCGCCGCGTGCGCTACGCCCGAGGGCGACTGGTGGGTGCCCGGGCCGTATTGCGAAAAACCGCTCATCACCACGGGGGCGGGCGATCACTTCAACGCCGGTTTCACAACGGGGCAGTTGCTCGGGCTCAGCCCGCAGGCGTGCCTCGCGCTCGGCGTCTCGACCTCGGGCCACTACGTGCGCAGCGCGCACAGCCCGTCGCTCGCGGACCTCGAAACATTCCTCGCACGTTGGAAATAA
- the thrS gene encoding threonine--tRNA ligase — protein sequence MSMTPLEEIRHSCSHILATAVLRVFPEAKLDIGPPTDTGFYYDFDLDHKFTMDDLAKIEAEMKKVIDENQAFTRKEVSRDEAREIIKKIGQERYKLGRLDDIPDDEKISFYQNGEFIDLCAGTHVRYTKQVKAFKLLSIAGAYHRGDEKNKQLQRIYGTAFPTKDELAQYLERLEQAKLRDHRKLGRDLKLFHIDEDVGQGLILWTPHGSIIRQELQTFISEELRKQGYFQVFTPHIGKLALYKTSGHFPYYKESQFPAFAEPDQLARIAGEGCSCAEMTARLEAVTSQFAAQMNERTGSNMITPDRIMDADKLLDGFMLKPMNCPHHIKIFASQPHSYRDLPVRLAEFGTVYRWEQSGELNGMTRVRGFTQDDAHLFCTEEQVADEVLGCLSLVKIVLSTLGMSDYRVRVGLRDPDSNKYTGDAANWDKAEAACRNAAKTLGVPFTEEPGEAAFYGPKIDFVIKDVIGREWQLGTVQVDYNLPIRFDLSYIGPDNQPHRPVMIHRAPFGSMERFCGVLIEHFAGDFPLWLAPEQIRLVPISDKVFDYGRDLLAQLRAAGLRATMDEHSDKLGAKIRRAELEKVPHVLVLGAKEAEAKAVSVRTRAAGDEGVQPFAQYLERAKTEVATRALAKKKA from the coding sequence ATGTCCATGACTCCGCTCGAAGAAATCCGTCACTCCTGCTCGCACATCCTCGCGACCGCGGTCCTCCGCGTTTTTCCCGAGGCCAAACTCGACATCGGGCCGCCGACGGACACCGGCTTCTACTACGACTTCGACCTCGACCACAAATTCACCATGGACGACCTCGCCAAAATCGAGGCCGAAATGAAAAAGGTCATCGACGAAAACCAAGCGTTCACCCGCAAGGAGGTTTCGCGCGACGAGGCCAGGGAGATCATCAAGAAAATCGGCCAGGAACGCTACAAACTCGGCCGCCTCGACGACATCCCCGACGACGAAAAAATCTCGTTCTACCAAAACGGCGAGTTCATCGACCTGTGCGCCGGCACGCACGTGCGCTACACAAAACAAGTCAAGGCATTCAAGCTCCTCTCCATCGCCGGCGCGTATCACCGCGGCGATGAAAAGAACAAGCAGCTCCAGCGCATCTACGGCACCGCGTTCCCCACAAAGGACGAGCTCGCGCAATACCTCGAGCGCCTTGAGCAGGCCAAGCTCCGCGATCACCGCAAACTCGGCCGCGACCTCAAGCTCTTCCACATCGACGAGGACGTTGGCCAGGGCCTCATCCTCTGGACTCCGCACGGCTCGATCATCCGCCAGGAATTGCAGACCTTCATCAGCGAGGAGCTTCGCAAACAAGGCTACTTCCAAGTCTTCACGCCGCACATCGGCAAGCTCGCGCTCTACAAAACCTCCGGCCATTTCCCCTACTACAAGGAATCGCAGTTCCCCGCGTTTGCCGAGCCCGACCAGCTCGCGCGCATCGCCGGCGAAGGCTGCTCCTGCGCCGAAATGACCGCGCGCCTCGAAGCCGTCACCTCGCAATTCGCCGCGCAAATGAACGAGCGCACCGGCTCCAACATGATCACGCCCGACCGCATCATGGACGCCGACAAGCTCCTCGACGGCTTCATGCTCAAGCCGATGAACTGCCCGCATCACATAAAAATCTTCGCCTCGCAGCCGCACTCCTACCGCGACCTTCCCGTGCGCCTTGCCGAGTTCGGCACCGTTTACCGCTGGGAGCAGTCCGGCGAGCTCAACGGCATGACGCGCGTGCGCGGATTCACGCAGGACGACGCGCACCTTTTCTGCACCGAGGAGCAAGTCGCCGACGAAGTGCTCGGCTGCCTCTCGCTCGTGAAAATCGTGCTCTCCACGCTCGGCATGTCCGACTACCGCGTGCGCGTCGGCCTCCGCGATCCCGACTCAAACAAATACACCGGCGACGCCGCCAACTGGGACAAGGCCGAGGCCGCCTGCCGCAACGCCGCCAAGACGCTCGGCGTGCCCTTCACCGAGGAGCCCGGCGAGGCCGCGTTCTACGGGCCGAAAATCGACTTCGTCATCAAGGACGTGATCGGCCGCGAGTGGCAGCTCGGCACCGTGCAAGTGGACTACAACCTGCCCATTCGTTTCGACCTCTCCTACATCGGCCCGGACAACCAGCCGCACCGCCCCGTAATGATTCACCGCGCGCCCTTCGGCTCGATGGAACGCTTCTGCGGCGTGCTCATTGAGCACTTCGCGGGCGACTTCCCGCTCTGGCTTGCGCCCGAGCAAATCCGCCTCGTGCCGATCAGCGACAAGGTATTCGACTACGGACGCGACCTGCTCGCGCAACTGCGCGCCGCCGGCCTCCGCGCGACGATGGACGAACACAGCGACAAACTCGGCGCAAAAATCCGCCGCGCCGAACTCGAAAAAGTCCCCCACGTGCTCGTGCTCGGCGCAAAGGAAGCCGAGGCCAAGGCCGTCAGCGTGCGCACCCGCGCCGCTGGCGACGAAGGCGTGCAACCCTTCGCGCAATATCTCGAACGCGCAAAAACCGAGGTCGCCACGCGCGCGCTGGCTAAGAAAAAAGCGTAA
- the tmk gene encoding dTMP kinase, protein MPLSNTQRTGILISFEGSEGSGKTTQIARLVKRLEKLGHEIVTTREPGGTKIGEQVRDILLHTTNSSDKMFAETELLLFAAARAQIVREVIAPALLRGAVVLSDRYLDSSTVYQGIARNLGSDPVNEINRFAIGTVMPDVTVVIDVPTKVSIERISKRKGTKPDRIERENIDFYEKVRAGYLVLAKGMPGRFVVVNGTKSAAAIEKEIWSALLKRVFKKKAPKTLPMKKASAKKKAANKK, encoded by the coding sequence ATGCCTCTTTCCAACACACAACGCACCGGCATTCTCATTTCCTTCGAAGGCTCCGAGGGCAGCGGCAAGACGACGCAAATCGCGCGCCTCGTCAAACGCCTCGAAAAACTCGGCCACGAAATCGTGACCACGCGCGAACCCGGCGGCACCAAGATCGGCGAGCAGGTGCGCGACATCCTCCTGCACACCACAAACAGCAGCGACAAAATGTTCGCCGAGACCGAACTCCTGCTTTTCGCCGCGGCGCGCGCGCAAATCGTGCGCGAGGTCATCGCGCCCGCGCTTCTTCGCGGAGCCGTTGTGCTGAGCGACCGTTATCTCGATTCCTCGACCGTCTATCAGGGCATCGCGCGCAATCTTGGCAGCGACCCCGTCAACGAAATCAACCGCTTCGCCATCGGCACGGTCATGCCCGACGTCACTGTTGTGATCGACGTGCCGACGAAGGTGAGCATCGAGCGCATTAGCAAGCGCAAGGGCACCAAACCCGATCGCATCGAGCGCGAGAATATCGATTTTTATGAAAAAGTGCGCGCGGGTTATCTCGTGCTCGCGAAGGGAATGCCGGGGCGTTTTGTGGTCGTGAACGGCACCAAGAGCGCGGCTGCGATTGAAAAGGAAATTTGGAGCGCCCTTCTAAAGCGCGTCTTCAAAAAGAAGGCTCCCAAGACGCTGCCAATGAAAAAGGCCTCAGCGAAAAAGAAAGCCGCGAATAAAAAATAA
- a CDS encoding FecR family protein: MTRFLPKFFLFATLCAALVSAMRAQQEPAKEPQGELPKNVANIIVVQVTGEVYVFTSGETYRFALRAGSMVTEGQMIATGPKASVMLAFSNGATVTIGENSLVALDEFTQTPFGAVFKMSEALSEPSSSQTNLDLVRGELIANVKKLNKEEGSNFKVNTPLGVAGIRGTTFQISYIPDSLQSKPNARADSLTADFAIVMLEGLVEMNVPNRSRPILIPQGKQLVLENVDMADTSGAALGDDSEASEPSTSSAAAQAMLMQRVQTMLNATADISIPGTPGAKIYTPNTAGAARENTDDQGGQQQSTDTSAETDSSGENLSPSPPPQPDAPRLSPTDGTGA, encoded by the coding sequence ATGACGAGATTTCTTCCCAAATTTTTCCTATTTGCCACCTTGTGCGCCGCCCTCGTCAGCGCCATGCGCGCGCAGCAAGAACCGGCGAAGGAGCCGCAGGGCGAGCTGCCCAAAAATGTCGCCAATATCATCGTCGTGCAGGTGACGGGCGAGGTGTATGTTTTCACCTCGGGGGAAACCTATCGTTTCGCGTTGCGCGCCGGCTCCATGGTGACCGAAGGCCAGATGATCGCCACCGGCCCGAAGGCCAGCGTGATGCTCGCATTCTCCAACGGCGCCACCGTGACTATCGGCGAAAACTCCCTCGTCGCGCTCGACGAGTTCACCCAAACCCCCTTCGGCGCGGTCTTCAAAATGTCAGAGGCGCTGAGCGAACCCAGTTCCTCGCAAACCAACCTCGACCTGGTGCGCGGCGAGTTGATCGCCAACGTGAAAAAACTCAACAAGGAGGAAGGCTCCAACTTCAAGGTCAACACGCCGCTCGGCGTGGCGGGCATTCGCGGCACGACCTTCCAGATTTCCTACATTCCCGACAGCCTGCAATCCAAGCCCAACGCACGGGCCGATTCGCTGACCGCCGACTTCGCCATCGTAATGCTCGAAGGTCTTGTCGAAATGAACGTCCCGAATCGCTCGCGCCCCATCCTGATTCCACAGGGCAAACAACTCGTCCTCGAAAATGTTGACATGGCCGACACCAGCGGCGCGGCGCTCGGCGACGACAGCGAGGCATCGGAACCATCAACCTCATCCGCCGCCGCGCAAGCCATGCTGATGCAGCGCGTGCAAACAATGCTCAACGCAACCGCGGACATTTCGATTCCCGGAACACCCGGCGCAAAAATCTACACGCCAAACACTGCCGGCGCCGCCCGCGAAAACACCGATGATCAAGGCGGCCAGCAACAAAGCACGGACACTTCCGCTGAAACCGACTCATCCGGCGAAAATCTTTCTCCCTCGCCTCCCCCGCAACCCGACGCCCCCCGCCTTTCCCCGACCGACGGCACCGGCGCGTGA